In Leptidea sinapis chromosome 21, ilLepSina1.1, whole genome shotgun sequence, the following proteins share a genomic window:
- the LOC126970660 gene encoding NADH-cytochrome b5 reductase 2 isoform X3, with protein MVELMNEVLPIFAGVGAIVVITTVAANCLWGKKPKAEQKKKNPVTLVDPNTKYQLPLIEREEISHDTRRFRFGLPTPEHVLGLPIGQHIHLSVKLNDDLVIRAYTPVSSDEEKGYVDLVIKVYFKNVHPKFPDGGKMSQHLESLKLGDTIDVRGPSGRLQYAGNGTFLIKKLRKDPPVKTVVKKMNMIAGGTGIAPMLQLVRHICNDSNDSTELRLLFANQTEQDILLRDELETFQREHPEQFKLWYTVDRPEEGWKYSKGFIDDEMISSHLFPPGDDVITLMCGPPPMINFACNPALDKLGYPENLRFAY; from the exons ATGGTTGAATTGATGAATGAA GTACTGCCAATATTTGCTGGAGTTGGTGCTATTGTGGTTATCACTACAGTTGCAGCAAACTGCCTATGGGGTAAAAAACCAAAAGCAGAACAGAAGAAAAAGAATCCTGTCACTTTAGTTGATCCAAATACAAAATATCAGCTGCCTCTTATAGAACGGGAAGAAATAAGCCATGACACTAGGAGGTTTAGATTTGGATTACCAACACCGGAACATGTACTGg gCTTACCAATCGGACAGCATATACACTTATCCGTTAAATTAAATGATGACCTGGTAATCAGAGCATACACCCCTGTATCAAGTGATGAAGAAAAGGGATATGTGGATTTGGTTATCAAA GTATACTTCAAAAATGTCCATCCAAAATTCCCAGATGGTGGGAAAATGTCTCAACACTTGGAAAGTTTGAAGTTAGGTGACACAATAGATGTTAGAGGTCCATCGGGAAGACTGCAATATGCAGGCAACGGTACATTCCTCATCAAGAAGTTGAGGAAGGATCCACCAGTCAAAACTGTTGTTAAGAAAATGAATATGATTGCAG GTGGCACGGGAATCGCGCCGATGTTACAACTGGTTAGACACATTTGCAACGACAGCAACGACTCGACCGAGTTGCGGTTACTGTTCGCGAATCAGACGGAGCAAGACATACTGCTCAGAGACGAGCTGGAGACGTTCCAGCGAGAACACCCGGAACAGTTCAAGCTGTGGTACACAGTGGATAGACCAGAAGAAG GCTGGAAATACAGCAAAGGATTCATCGACGACGAGATGATTAGCAGCCATCTCTTCCCACCGGGTGATGACGTCATCACTTTAATGTGTGGACCACCGCCCATGATCAACTTTGCCTGCAACCCAGCCTTGGACAAACTGGGCTACCCTGAAAATCTACGTTTCGCTTACTGA
- the LOC126970660 gene encoding NADH-cytochrome b5 reductase 2 isoform X2, with the protein MSIDTKLYLNLVLPIFAGVGAIVVITTVAANCLWGKKPKAEQKKKNPVTLVDPNTKYQLPLIEREEISHDTRRFRFGLPTPEHVLGLPIGQHIHLSVKLNDDLVIRAYTPVSSDEEKGYVDLVIKVYFKNVHPKFPDGGKMSQHLESLKLGDTIDVRGPSGRLQYAGNGTFLIKKLRKDPPVKTVVKKMNMIAGGTGIAPMLQLVRHICNDSNDSTELRLLFANQTEQDILLRDELETFQREHPEQFKLWYTVDRPEEGWKYSKGFIDDEMISSHLFPPGDDVITLMCGPPPMINFACNPALDKLGYPENLRFAY; encoded by the exons ATGAGTATTGATACTAAATTGTATCTTAATTTA GTACTGCCAATATTTGCTGGAGTTGGTGCTATTGTGGTTATCACTACAGTTGCAGCAAACTGCCTATGGGGTAAAAAACCAAAAGCAGAACAGAAGAAAAAGAATCCTGTCACTTTAGTTGATCCAAATACAAAATATCAGCTGCCTCTTATAGAACGGGAAGAAATAAGCCATGACACTAGGAGGTTTAGATTTGGATTACCAACACCGGAACATGTACTGg gCTTACCAATCGGACAGCATATACACTTATCCGTTAAATTAAATGATGACCTGGTAATCAGAGCATACACCCCTGTATCAAGTGATGAAGAAAAGGGATATGTGGATTTGGTTATCAAA GTATACTTCAAAAATGTCCATCCAAAATTCCCAGATGGTGGGAAAATGTCTCAACACTTGGAAAGTTTGAAGTTAGGTGACACAATAGATGTTAGAGGTCCATCGGGAAGACTGCAATATGCAGGCAACGGTACATTCCTCATCAAGAAGTTGAGGAAGGATCCACCAGTCAAAACTGTTGTTAAGAAAATGAATATGATTGCAG GTGGCACGGGAATCGCGCCGATGTTACAACTGGTTAGACACATTTGCAACGACAGCAACGACTCGACCGAGTTGCGGTTACTGTTCGCGAATCAGACGGAGCAAGACATACTGCTCAGAGACGAGCTGGAGACGTTCCAGCGAGAACACCCGGAACAGTTCAAGCTGTGGTACACAGTGGATAGACCAGAAGAAG GCTGGAAATACAGCAAAGGATTCATCGACGACGAGATGATTAGCAGCCATCTCTTCCCACCGGGTGATGACGTCATCACTTTAATGTGTGGACCACCGCCCATGATCAACTTTGCCTGCAACCCAGCCTTGGACAAACTGGGCTACCCTGAAAATCTACGTTTCGCTTACTGA
- the LOC126970660 gene encoding NADH-cytochrome b5 reductase 2 isoform X4: MTLVLPIFAGVGAIVVITTVAANCLWGKKPKAEQKKKNPVTLVDPNTKYQLPLIEREEISHDTRRFRFGLPTPEHVLGLPIGQHIHLSVKLNDDLVIRAYTPVSSDEEKGYVDLVIKVYFKNVHPKFPDGGKMSQHLESLKLGDTIDVRGPSGRLQYAGNGTFLIKKLRKDPPVKTVVKKMNMIAGGTGIAPMLQLVRHICNDSNDSTELRLLFANQTEQDILLRDELETFQREHPEQFKLWYTVDRPEEGWKYSKGFIDDEMISSHLFPPGDDVITLMCGPPPMINFACNPALDKLGYPENLRFAY; the protein is encoded by the exons ATGACATTG GTACTGCCAATATTTGCTGGAGTTGGTGCTATTGTGGTTATCACTACAGTTGCAGCAAACTGCCTATGGGGTAAAAAACCAAAAGCAGAACAGAAGAAAAAGAATCCTGTCACTTTAGTTGATCCAAATACAAAATATCAGCTGCCTCTTATAGAACGGGAAGAAATAAGCCATGACACTAGGAGGTTTAGATTTGGATTACCAACACCGGAACATGTACTGg gCTTACCAATCGGACAGCATATACACTTATCCGTTAAATTAAATGATGACCTGGTAATCAGAGCATACACCCCTGTATCAAGTGATGAAGAAAAGGGATATGTGGATTTGGTTATCAAA GTATACTTCAAAAATGTCCATCCAAAATTCCCAGATGGTGGGAAAATGTCTCAACACTTGGAAAGTTTGAAGTTAGGTGACACAATAGATGTTAGAGGTCCATCGGGAAGACTGCAATATGCAGGCAACGGTACATTCCTCATCAAGAAGTTGAGGAAGGATCCACCAGTCAAAACTGTTGTTAAGAAAATGAATATGATTGCAG GTGGCACGGGAATCGCGCCGATGTTACAACTGGTTAGACACATTTGCAACGACAGCAACGACTCGACCGAGTTGCGGTTACTGTTCGCGAATCAGACGGAGCAAGACATACTGCTCAGAGACGAGCTGGAGACGTTCCAGCGAGAACACCCGGAACAGTTCAAGCTGTGGTACACAGTGGATAGACCAGAAGAAG GCTGGAAATACAGCAAAGGATTCATCGACGACGAGATGATTAGCAGCCATCTCTTCCCACCGGGTGATGACGTCATCACTTTAATGTGTGGACCACCGCCCATGATCAACTTTGCCTGCAACCCAGCCTTGGACAAACTGGGCTACCCTGAAAATCTACGTTTCGCTTACTGA
- the LOC126970660 gene encoding NADH-cytochrome b5 reductase 2 isoform X1: protein MSNLELVLQDILKNLPVLPIFAGVGAIVVITTVAANCLWGKKPKAEQKKKNPVTLVDPNTKYQLPLIEREEISHDTRRFRFGLPTPEHVLGLPIGQHIHLSVKLNDDLVIRAYTPVSSDEEKGYVDLVIKVYFKNVHPKFPDGGKMSQHLESLKLGDTIDVRGPSGRLQYAGNGTFLIKKLRKDPPVKTVVKKMNMIAGGTGIAPMLQLVRHICNDSNDSTELRLLFANQTEQDILLRDELETFQREHPEQFKLWYTVDRPEEGWKYSKGFIDDEMISSHLFPPGDDVITLMCGPPPMINFACNPALDKLGYPENLRFAY, encoded by the exons ATGAGTAACTTGGAATTAGTATTAcaagatattttaaagaatctaCCT GTACTGCCAATATTTGCTGGAGTTGGTGCTATTGTGGTTATCACTACAGTTGCAGCAAACTGCCTATGGGGTAAAAAACCAAAAGCAGAACAGAAGAAAAAGAATCCTGTCACTTTAGTTGATCCAAATACAAAATATCAGCTGCCTCTTATAGAACGGGAAGAAATAAGCCATGACACTAGGAGGTTTAGATTTGGATTACCAACACCGGAACATGTACTGg gCTTACCAATCGGACAGCATATACACTTATCCGTTAAATTAAATGATGACCTGGTAATCAGAGCATACACCCCTGTATCAAGTGATGAAGAAAAGGGATATGTGGATTTGGTTATCAAA GTATACTTCAAAAATGTCCATCCAAAATTCCCAGATGGTGGGAAAATGTCTCAACACTTGGAAAGTTTGAAGTTAGGTGACACAATAGATGTTAGAGGTCCATCGGGAAGACTGCAATATGCAGGCAACGGTACATTCCTCATCAAGAAGTTGAGGAAGGATCCACCAGTCAAAACTGTTGTTAAGAAAATGAATATGATTGCAG GTGGCACGGGAATCGCGCCGATGTTACAACTGGTTAGACACATTTGCAACGACAGCAACGACTCGACCGAGTTGCGGTTACTGTTCGCGAATCAGACGGAGCAAGACATACTGCTCAGAGACGAGCTGGAGACGTTCCAGCGAGAACACCCGGAACAGTTCAAGCTGTGGTACACAGTGGATAGACCAGAAGAAG GCTGGAAATACAGCAAAGGATTCATCGACGACGAGATGATTAGCAGCCATCTCTTCCCACCGGGTGATGACGTCATCACTTTAATGTGTGGACCACCGCCCATGATCAACTTTGCCTGCAACCCAGCCTTGGACAAACTGGGCTACCCTGAAAATCTACGTTTCGCTTACTGA